A section of the Candidatus Nitrosacidococcus sp. I8 genome encodes:
- a CDS encoding AsmA family protein: MMKLLKILFTTVGILLLLIIIAAIAAPFIINPNNYKPQIAEQVKKATGRDLSLGGDINLSFFPWLGAKIEDISLSNPPGFSQSPFAKLDDIQVKVKILPLLKKEIEIGTVILDGLDVNLIKNAQGKTNWEDLSQPKKEEQSTKASTEDEDQSKDKKSSMAIAGITIGGISIQDAHISYRDDQEKKSYDINHFNITSDTLEMGKPANIALNTDFKANDPNMSGHLDFGGTVNADLDSQYYQVQNTNVKLTASGSGLPVQQIALQLGANIDAFLAKEQITINSLKLTGDVQGDQPVRFSLDSPRAALLKNRLLKIDDLKLVGKKKQPQEVLFALKSSIIGDLETKRYGVKNLVLKAQAQNEQSSKPINVGIGTSGISVDLNKETLALQNLLVDAFGIKLKGQVTGTQILGDKAVFNGNLASNQFNPRQIADSLGITLSPTADKTALTAAQLGLGFIASKTSFNANKVVVKLDSSTLQGVTSVKSFNQPAIHYDFTLDKVDTDRYLPPKIKTTPTKEKSPIGVLRTLKIKGDVSAGAVPLTIGKTTPVKLGSDFSAVEPKLNGRLDFSGNVTPTQQNGYQIQNTYLKLISNSPKLPIKALDLQLGANIIANTDKKYYQLKNTDLKLTTSGSALPVDQVALQLGANIEAFLAQEQYTINNVKLTSQVKGDKEANISLDSPNISLVKNQLKADSLKLASQIKKPQNAQINLTTALEGDLDKKQYHFKGLKLDTKAQDSKFPKPVNAGLSTGIDVDLNKETLTVQNLNLAALGMNLAGQINGTQILSAPHITGQISSNQFNLRQVAQALAIDLPPTADKSALTSAQVNLGFLASPTSLDAQQLTFKLDESTLQGSASIYDFVHPRIQSDLSLDKINADRYLPPVNKKLGGSPSKTASVSTASDSSELPIDTLRALNINSSFKIGELIFKGLRTQNVQVDLVGKDGLVSIDPMAADLYQGSFNGNVHLDVRGAVPQLSTQEKLANVQVGPLLKDYSGSTAIRGTTHFASNFTAAGMSSDAMKQHLNGSAEFSFTDGAIRGVNIVKMIQSGIGAIAGLASGDSLSQSLQSFAAAPTDNGEETKFSSLKGTLSAVDGVLKNSDLNIQSPALAATGLGTANLASEKVDYLLKVTLPSLKDTTVPVKVSGTLSQLKYDVDMGTVMQGKAGQAIKGKIGNLLGIQKGGDAGASDGGTKNLGKSLLGDILGQPSGNQGNATPADAGNGSSGKQGLGQSILGDILGGQSNNQENSNSAGSDGNSDSGKVLDNAIQKGIRGLFK; this comes from the coding sequence ATGATGAAACTGCTAAAGATACTATTTACCACGGTAGGAATACTACTGCTGCTCATTATAATAGCGGCAATTGCAGCCCCATTTATAATCAACCCCAATAACTACAAGCCCCAAATTGCCGAACAAGTCAAAAAAGCCACCGGCAGAGATCTTAGCCTTGGAGGAGACATTAACCTCAGCTTCTTTCCTTGGTTAGGGGCAAAAATAGAAGACATTAGCCTCAGTAACCCACCGGGTTTTAGTCAAAGTCCTTTTGCCAAACTAGATGATATTCAAGTTAAGGTAAAAATCCTTCCCTTATTAAAGAAGGAAATAGAAATAGGTACTGTCATTCTGGATGGATTAGATGTCAATTTAATTAAAAATGCTCAAGGAAAAACCAACTGGGAAGATCTATCTCAGCCTAAGAAAGAAGAGCAGTCTACTAAAGCATCTACAGAGGATGAAGATCAGAGTAAAGATAAAAAATCCTCTATGGCTATTGCAGGGATAACCATTGGTGGGATTAGTATCCAAGATGCTCATATTAGCTACCGAGATGATCAAGAAAAGAAGAGTTACGATATTAATCATTTTAATATCACCAGTGATACTTTAGAGATGGGTAAACCTGCTAATATTGCGTTAAATACAGATTTTAAAGCCAATGATCCCAATATGAGTGGGCATTTGGATTTCGGCGGTACTGTTAACGCCGATTTAGATAGTCAATATTATCAAGTTCAAAATACTAACGTAAAACTTACTGCTTCTGGTAGTGGCTTACCAGTACAACAAATTGCACTCCAACTAGGGGCTAACATCGATGCTTTTTTAGCTAAAGAGCAAATCACAATCAATAGTCTAAAACTAACTGGAGATGTTCAGGGAGATCAACCAGTACGATTTTCTTTAGATTCACCTAGAGCTGCTCTACTCAAAAATCGCCTCCTTAAAATAGATGACCTAAAACTTGTAGGCAAAAAAAAACAGCCTCAAGAAGTTTTATTTGCATTAAAGAGTTCTATCATTGGAGATCTAGAAACGAAACGCTATGGGGTTAAAAATTTAGTCCTTAAAGCTCAAGCTCAAAATGAGCAATCCTCCAAACCGATTAATGTTGGTATAGGTACCAGCGGAATTAGTGTGGATCTAAATAAAGAAACCTTAGCTTTGCAAAATCTGTTGGTAGATGCTTTTGGCATAAAGCTTAAGGGGCAAGTTACGGGTACCCAAATACTAGGGGATAAAGCAGTCTTTAACGGTAATCTAGCAAGTAACCAATTCAACCCAAGGCAAATTGCCGATTCCTTAGGAATTACATTATCCCCCACTGCAGATAAAACCGCATTAACTGCAGCACAGCTAGGATTAGGATTTATTGCTTCTAAAACTAGTTTTAATGCTAATAAAGTGGTTGTAAAGCTAGATAGTAGCACTTTGCAAGGAGTTACTTCGGTAAAGAGTTTTAATCAACCTGCTATTCATTATGATTTCACTTTAGATAAGGTAGACACGGATCGTTACCTCCCTCCTAAAATTAAAACAACCCCTACTAAGGAAAAATCCCCTATCGGGGTGCTACGCACCCTTAAAATTAAGGGAGATGTAAGTGCAGGTGCAGTTCCGCTTACTATCGGGAAAACTACACCTGTGAAATTAGGTAGCGATTTTAGCGCCGTTGAACCTAAACTTAATGGGCGATTAGATTTTAGTGGAAACGTTACCCCTACCCAGCAGAATGGCTATCAAATTCAAAACACCTACCTTAAATTAATTAGTAATAGCCCAAAACTACCTATTAAAGCACTGGATTTACAGTTAGGTGCAAACATTATTGCTAATACGGATAAAAAATATTATCAACTTAAAAATACGGACTTAAAACTTACCACATCAGGATCAGCGCTCCCAGTAGATCAAGTAGCACTCCAACTTGGGGCGAATATCGAAGCATTTTTAGCTCAAGAGCAATACACGATTAATAATGTAAAACTCACTAGCCAAGTAAAAGGGGATAAAGAAGCTAACATTAGCTTAGATTCTCCCAATATTTCTTTAGTGAAAAATCAACTTAAAGCTGATAGCCTGAAACTGGCTAGTCAAATAAAGAAACCTCAGAATGCCCAAATTAATTTAACTACTGCGTTAGAGGGGGATCTTGATAAAAAACAATACCATTTTAAAGGATTAAAACTAGATACCAAGGCGCAGGATTCTAAATTTCCTAAACCTGTAAATGCAGGGCTAAGTACTGGTATTGATGTTGACTTAAATAAAGAAACTCTTACGGTACAAAATTTAAATTTAGCTGCGTTGGGGATGAATCTTGCTGGGCAAATTAACGGTACTCAAATTTTAAGTGCTCCCCATATTACAGGGCAGATATCAAGTAATCAGTTTAATTTACGTCAGGTAGCACAAGCTCTTGCCATTGATTTACCACCAACCGCAGATAAATCAGCACTAACTTCTGCTCAAGTAAATTTAGGATTTTTAGCCTCACCTACCAGTCTTGACGCACAACAGCTGACTTTTAAATTAGATGAAAGTACCTTACAAGGATCAGCGTCAATCTATGATTTTGTACATCCTAGAATTCAATCCGATCTCAGTTTAGATAAAATTAATGCTGATCGTTACTTACCTCCGGTAAATAAAAAGCTAGGAGGATCTCCATCAAAAACAGCAAGTGTGAGTACAGCTTCAGATTCAAGTGAACTACCTATTGATACCCTTCGGGCTTTAAATATAAATAGCTCATTTAAAATAGGAGAACTTATTTTTAAAGGGCTACGTACGCAAAATGTTCAAGTAGATTTAGTAGGTAAAGATGGCTTGGTCAGTATTGATCCGATGGCTGCCGATCTTTATCAAGGCTCTTTTAATGGTAATGTGCATTTAGATGTAAGAGGAGCAGTACCTCAACTTTCAACTCAAGAAAAACTTGCTAATGTTCAAGTAGGTCCGCTACTTAAGGATTATTCCGGAAGTACCGCTATTCGAGGTACTACCCATTTTGCATCTAATTTTACTGCTGCTGGTATGTCCTCAGATGCTATGAAACAACACCTTAATGGCTCTGCTGAATTTTCATTTACCGATGGAGCCATTAGGGGGGTGAATATTGTGAAAATGATCCAATCTGGTATTGGTGCTATTGCAGGATTAGCATCAGGAGATTCTCTTAGCCAATCTCTACAATCATTCGCTGCTGCTCCTACTGACAATGGAGAAGAAACTAAATTTAGCTCATTAAAAGGTACACTTTCTGCCGTAGATGGGGTACTGAAAAACTCTGATTTAAACATTCAATCGCCTGCACTAGCAGCAACAGGATTGGGAACAGCAAATCTTGCTAGTGAAAAAGTAGATTATCTATTGAAGGTAACCCTGCCTAGCTTAAAAGATACTACTGTGCCAGTAAAAGTAAGTGGTACCTTAAGTCAATTAAAATATGATGTGGATATGGGTACAGTAATGCAAGGAAAAGCAGGTCAAGCAATTAAGGGTAAGATTGGTAATCTTTTGGGTATCCAGAAGGGAGGAGATGCAGGAGCATCAGATGGTGGCACAAAGAATTTAGGGAAAAGTTTACTAGGAGATATTCTAGGCCAACCAAGTGGTAATCAGGGAAATGCAACACCTGCAGATGCTGGAAACGGTTCAAGCGGAAAACAGGGTTTAGGTCAAAGTATCTTAGGAGACATTCTAGGAGGGCAATCTAACAATCAAGAAAATTCTAATTCAGCTGGCTCAGATGGTAACTCTGATTCAGGAAAGGTGCTAGATAATGCGATCCAAAAAGGAATAAGAGGATTATTTAAATAA
- the thiO gene encoding glycine oxidase ThiO, with the protein MDQEITIIGGGIIGMLTARELHLNGFKVTLLERGQLGYEASWAGGGILSPVYPWHEPDSVNQLVAWSQQHYQTLCQTIREESGVDPEWTQCGLLTLDIAEQAQIQSWANHWNISTTLIQPHHEQWPHGLSGESGFYLPKTAQVRNPKLMQGLRFYLRKLGVTIKENCEITKLLIRNGSIAAIITKNQKFPVRQVVVAAGAWSGQFLESIDIQIPITPVRGQIIAFKGDPQLLSKIVVAQGHYLIPRMDGHILAGSTIEHQGFNKSTTQRAQEELQEFSYSFMPCLQSLPIVYHWAGLRPGSPRGIPYIGAVPDIEGFYLNAGHFRNGIVTAPASARLLTDIILQRDSILDPTPYALDR; encoded by the coding sequence GTGGATCAAGAGATTACTATTATTGGGGGAGGCATTATCGGTATGCTTACTGCCCGAGAACTCCACCTGAATGGTTTTAAAGTTACCCTATTAGAAAGAGGGCAGTTAGGCTATGAAGCCTCATGGGCAGGGGGTGGTATTTTATCTCCTGTCTATCCATGGCATGAACCTGATTCCGTCAATCAATTGGTTGCTTGGAGCCAGCAGCACTATCAAACTCTTTGCCAAACTATTAGAGAGGAAAGTGGGGTAGATCCAGAATGGACACAATGTGGGTTGCTCACGTTAGATATAGCTGAACAAGCGCAAATCCAATCTTGGGCAAATCACTGGAATATCTCTACTACCTTAATTCAGCCACACCATGAGCAATGGCCCCATGGGTTAAGCGGGGAATCTGGATTCTATTTACCGAAAACTGCCCAAGTGCGTAACCCAAAATTAATGCAAGGATTACGCTTTTATTTAAGGAAGTTAGGGGTAACCATCAAAGAAAACTGTGAAATTACTAAATTATTGATTCGTAATGGATCTATTGCTGCAATAATTACAAAAAACCAAAAATTCCCAGTACGTCAAGTGGTTGTTGCTGCAGGTGCTTGGAGTGGTCAGTTCTTAGAATCGATTGATATTCAAATTCCTATAACTCCCGTACGAGGTCAGATAATTGCTTTTAAAGGCGATCCTCAATTACTCTCTAAAATTGTTGTCGCCCAAGGTCATTATTTAATCCCTAGAATGGACGGGCATATCCTAGCAGGAAGTACCATAGAACATCAAGGATTTAATAAATCAACGACTCAAAGAGCACAAGAGGAACTTCAAGAATTTTCCTATTCTTTTATGCCTTGCTTGCAATCTTTACCTATAGTATACCACTGGGCAGGGTTACGCCCTGGATCACCCCGTGGCATTCCCTATATTGGTGCTGTTCCTGATATTGAAGGATTTTATCTTAACGCAGGGCATTTCCGTAATGGTATTGTAACAGCACCTGCTTCTGCTCGATTACTTACCGATATTATTTTGCAGCGAGATTCTATTTTAGATCCTACACCATATGCTTTAGATCGCTAG
- a CDS encoding prepilin-type N-terminal cleavage/methylation domain-containing protein — MSCLRYFKAIPREKGLGMVELMITIVILSVTMVATAKLQGILLQSSSETNQRTTALNLVQGKLDDLQGSFNQLTGATNSFVNIQSGADTDITINNISYARSWTVEDNYYCPYPTIASSCPSKSYPDFKQATVTVTWGDNQSIVLTDNINAPNFSGESQVIPALFSNNN; from the coding sequence ATGAGTTGCTTAAGATATTTTAAGGCTATTCCTAGGGAAAAAGGGCTAGGGATGGTAGAGCTGATGATTACCATTGTTATTTTAAGTGTTACGATGGTGGCTACCGCAAAACTACAAGGAATACTATTGCAAAGTAGTAGTGAAACCAACCAGCGAACTACTGCTTTAAATTTAGTCCAAGGAAAGTTAGATGATCTGCAAGGATCCTTTAATCAGCTAACTGGAGCAACTAATTCATTTGTCAACATCCAAAGTGGAGCAGATACAGATATTACGATTAATAATATATCTTATGCACGCAGTTGGACTGTTGAAGATAATTATTATTGCCCATATCCCACAATTGCTTCTTCTTGTCCCAGTAAATCTTATCCAGACTTTAAACAAGCCACTGTAACTGTAACTTGGGGAGATAATCAATCTATAGTACTGACAGATAATATTAATGCTCCAAATTTTTCAGGAGAATCTCAGGTTATTCCTGCTCTTTTTAGTAACAATAATTAA
- a CDS encoding inner membrane protein YpjD, with protein sequence MQFIFFETISGVICYCTASMLLVRYLLSTNTKNPKNSHKRLVNICGFIGAIFHTLVLRDFLFTPAGINLSLTNALSTVAWLMAALLIIASLRQPVENMGIGIYPFAAIALGLQNLFPESHIIIPYSAELSTTEKPLEIHILLSFFAYSLCALAAMQAILLAVQDNYLRNKRLRGFVRAFPPLQTMESILFQLLTLGFILLSLSLFSGIIPLEDMFAQHLAHKTVFSIIAWFVFGNLLWGRWRFGWRGQIAIRWTLSGFFFLMLAYFGSKLVLELILHRV encoded by the coding sequence ATGCAATTTATATTTTTTGAGACCATCTCAGGGGTGATATGTTATTGTACTGCAAGTATGTTGCTAGTACGTTATTTACTTAGTACAAATACAAAAAATCCAAAAAATAGCCATAAACGACTAGTTAATATCTGTGGGTTTATAGGTGCTATTTTTCATACTCTAGTACTAAGAGATTTTCTTTTTACCCCAGCTGGTATAAATCTAAGTCTCACTAATGCTTTATCTACTGTAGCTTGGTTAATGGCAGCATTGCTAATCATTGCTAGCTTAAGACAACCAGTAGAAAATATGGGGATTGGTATTTACCCTTTTGCAGCAATTGCTTTAGGATTGCAGAATCTATTTCCAGAAAGCCATATTATTATCCCCTATAGTGCTGAATTAAGCACAACAGAAAAACCACTTGAGATTCATATTTTACTTTCTTTCTTTGCCTATAGTCTATGTGCTTTAGCAGCGATGCAGGCTATTTTGCTTGCAGTTCAGGATAACTACCTTCGTAACAAGCGCTTAAGAGGATTTGTGCGTGCTTTTCCTCCCTTGCAAACCATGGAAAGTATTCTATTTCAGCTCCTTACTCTAGGATTTATCCTACTCTCTTTAAGTTTATTTAGTGGCATTATTCCTTTAGAAGATATGTTTGCTCAGCATCTTGCTCATAAAACTGTATTTTCAATTATTGCTTGGTTTGTATTCGGCAATTTATTATGGGGTCGCTGGCGTTTTGGTTGGAGAGGACAAATTGCAATACGTTGGACTTTAAGCGGTTTCTTCTTTCTGATGCTTGCCTATTTTGGAAGCAAACTAGTCCTAGAGCTCATACTTCATCGAGTATAA
- a CDS encoding prepilin-type N-terminal cleavage/methylation domain-containing protein, whose protein sequence is MGFQKGSSLVELMVSSALGMIVMGGALTMMSSILKANNTTSQINYLNSELNVVMTMIIRDLRRAGYWSGAINNLISNTTTVPANPFAQITVSTDGTCLLFSYDFDRSGTLTNANQFGYRLDTSDNAVEVRQAGADCSGSGWQNLTDESTLNITNLQFNDLSPPALNTGSGVTVQVRKYRITLEGQLNSDSQISKTLETIVKVRNDQYF, encoded by the coding sequence ATGGGATTTCAAAAAGGATCTAGTTTAGTTGAGCTCATGGTTTCTTCAGCTTTAGGAATGATCGTGATGGGTGGAGCGCTGACAATGATGAGTTCTATCTTAAAAGCAAATAACACGACCTCCCAGATTAATTATCTCAATAGTGAATTAAATGTAGTAATGACAATGATTATCCGGGATCTAAGACGAGCAGGTTATTGGAGTGGTGCAATTAATAATTTAATTAGCAATACTACAACAGTACCTGCTAACCCATTTGCTCAAATTACAGTAAGCACAGATGGGACCTGTCTTTTATTTAGTTATGATTTTGATAGGAGCGGAACCCTTACTAATGCCAATCAATTTGGCTATCGATTAGACACGAGTGATAACGCTGTTGAAGTACGCCAAGCGGGGGCAGACTGTAGTGGCTCTGGGTGGCAAAATTTAACCGATGAAAGCACCCTTAATATAACTAATTTGCAATTTAATGATCTAAGCCCTCCTGCGTTGAATACAGGAAGTGGTGTCACGGTTCAAGTACGGAAATATCGCATCACTTTAGAGGGACAGCTTAATAGTGATTCTCAGATTTCTAAAACATTAGAGACTATTGTGAAAGTCAGAAACGATCAATACTTTTAA
- a CDS encoding AsmA family protein — MKLLKILFTTVGILLLLIIIAAIAAPFIINPNNYKPQIAEQVKKATGRDLSLGGDINLSFFPWLGAKIEDISLSNPPGFSQSPFAKLDDIQVKVKILPLLKKEIEIGTVILDGLDVNLIKNAQGKTNWEDLSQPKKEEQSTKASTEDEDQSKDKKSSMAIAGITIGGISIQDAHISYRDDQEKKSYDINHFNITSDTLEMGKPANIALNTDFKANDPNMSGHLDFGGTVNADLENKQYSVKNLNLKTNAQGEQFAKPVSASIGASGINVNLNKETLSLQDLLIDAFGLKLKGQASGTQILSGGTINGELASNQFDPKQIANSLGIELPPTADQTALTMMQLGLVFGASSDSFNANKLIVKLDESTLAGNASVKNFKQPAIRYSLALDKINADRYLPPKTEKSKKEIPAVSSSSATKDTKSKNSGEIPVDTLRKLNIDGLFKIGALVMNNLRIQDIQMGVNAKNGLVKVSPVAAKLYEGTFNTNATVDARGQTPKLALDEKLANLQIGPLLKDYSGRDTLQGTTNLNANFTSAGANSDAIKSNLNGTAGFSVADGVFRGVDVSKMIKEVGGLLSGGGGGLASLASGGGIAALASGGGLSSLSSLASGGDSDAITKFGSIKGTLAATNGVVENNDLDLQSPIFQAKGKGTANLVNENISYQLDLLANELKGTTIPVQVSGTLSQPKYGVDMASLMQGQVGKDLKGGLMKEAGNLMGGKGGSPLGGVGDLLGGGSKESGKGASGAIDTIKGEATKDMIQDKLKGFLP, encoded by the coding sequence ATGAAACTGCTAAAGATACTATTTACCACGGTAGGAATACTACTGCTGCTCATTATAATAGCGGCAATTGCAGCCCCATTTATAATCAACCCCAATAACTACAAGCCCCAAATTGCCGAACAAGTCAAAAAAGCCACCGGCAGAGATCTTAGCCTTGGAGGAGACATTAACCTCAGCTTCTTTCCTTGGTTAGGGGCAAAAATAGAAGACATTAGCCTCAGTAACCCACCGGGTTTTAGTCAAAGTCCTTTTGCCAAACTAGATGATATTCAAGTTAAGGTAAAAATCCTTCCCTTATTAAAGAAGGAAATAGAAATAGGTACTGTCATTCTGGATGGATTAGATGTCAATTTAATTAAAAATGCTCAAGGAAAAACCAACTGGGAAGATCTATCTCAGCCTAAGAAAGAAGAGCAGTCTACTAAAGCATCTACAGAGGATGAAGATCAGAGTAAAGATAAAAAATCCTCTATGGCTATTGCAGGGATAACCATTGGTGGGATTAGTATCCAAGATGCTCATATTAGCTACCGAGATGATCAAGAAAAGAAGAGTTACGATATTAATCATTTTAATATCACCAGTGATACTTTAGAGATGGGTAAACCTGCTAATATTGCGTTAAATACAGATTTTAAAGCCAATGATCCCAATATGAGTGGGCATTTGGATTTCGGCGGTACTGTTAACGCCGATTTAGAAAACAAACAATATAGCGTTAAAAATTTAAACTTAAAAACTAATGCCCAAGGAGAGCAATTCGCTAAGCCGGTAAGTGCAAGCATAGGTGCAAGCGGGATTAACGTAAATTTAAATAAAGAAACGCTTTCTCTACAGGATCTCTTGATTGATGCTTTTGGATTAAAACTTAAGGGACAAGCAAGTGGCACTCAAATACTTAGTGGTGGAACTATTAATGGGGAACTTGCCAGTAATCAATTTGATCCAAAACAAATCGCTAATTCTCTAGGTATCGAACTACCACCTACTGCTGATCAAACAGCACTCACTATGATGCAGCTTGGCTTAGTTTTTGGTGCTTCCTCTGATAGTTTTAATGCAAATAAGCTCATTGTTAAATTAGATGAAAGCACTCTTGCGGGGAACGCATCAGTAAAAAATTTTAAACAACCAGCGATTCGTTACAGCCTAGCTTTAGATAAGATTAATGCAGATCGCTACCTTCCTCCAAAAACTGAAAAATCTAAAAAAGAGATACCTGCGGTTTCCTCTTCTTCAGCTACTAAAGATACAAAATCCAAAAACTCTGGAGAGATTCCTGTAGATACTCTTCGAAAACTCAATATTGATGGCCTATTTAAGATAGGTGCACTCGTTATGAATAATCTTCGAATTCAAGATATTCAAATGGGAGTCAATGCTAAAAATGGACTAGTAAAGGTAAGTCCTGTTGCAGCTAAACTCTATGAAGGTACATTTAATACTAATGCAACCGTAGATGCTCGAGGACAAACACCTAAGCTAGCTTTAGATGAGAAACTTGCCAATCTTCAAATTGGTCCCTTACTAAAAGATTATTCTGGAAGAGATACCCTACAAGGAACCACTAATTTAAATGCAAATTTCACTTCAGCTGGAGCTAATTCAGATGCAATTAAAAGTAACTTAAATGGAACTGCTGGATTTTCCGTTGCTGATGGGGTATTCAGAGGCGTAGATGTTTCTAAAATGATTAAGGAAGTAGGCGGTCTTTTATCAGGTGGAGGCGGTGGTTTAGCTTCTTTAGCCTCTGGTGGAGGGATAGCTGCATTAGCCTCTGGTGGTGGACTAAGCTCTTTAAGCTCTTTAGCTTCAGGTGGAGATAGTGATGCAATAACAAAATTTGGCTCTATTAAAGGAACTCTAGCTGCAACAAATGGCGTGGTTGAAAATAATGATCTTGATCTTCAATCGCCTATCTTCCAAGCAAAAGGAAAAGGAACTGCCAATCTAGTTAATGAAAATATTAGCTATCAGCTTGACTTACTTGCTAATGAACTTAAAGGTACAACTATCCCAGTACAGGTGAGTGGTACGCTAAGTCAGCCTAAATATGGCGTAGATATGGCTAGTCTCATGCAAGGACAAGTTGGAAAAGATCTGAAAGGTGGGTTAATGAAAGAGGCAGGAAACCTTATGGGAGGTAAAGGAGGAAGTCCTCTAGGAGGCGTAGGTGATCTTTTAGGTGGTGGCAGCAAAGAATCTGGGAAAGGAGCTTCAGGTGCGATTGATACTATTAAAGGAGAGGCAACCAAAGACATGATTCAAGATAAATTAAAAGGGTTTCTTCCTTAA
- a CDS encoding GspH/FimT family pseudopilin yields MTCHHTNIATYTKDSGFTFPEILTVMVVTAVLVGTAAPAFNQLSDLKRLESAAEKLYSDMQYARTSTINQNTPVGIFVQSDGSTNWCYGLAPKPTLTTTCDCTITSAGTNFCTLDGTNPYIINSTNFKGISITNVSPQSFSFTPQRGTAGTVRVQFQSKYNEILQARVASGGRIRICSPSGSGNVKGYATC; encoded by the coding sequence ATGACATGCCATCATACTAATATAGCTACCTACACTAAAGATTCTGGTTTTACATTTCCAGAAATACTTACTGTGATGGTAGTCACAGCAGTTCTAGTCGGTACTGCTGCTCCAGCTTTCAATCAGTTATCAGATCTAAAAAGGCTAGAATCTGCAGCTGAAAAACTCTATTCAGATATGCAGTATGCCCGTACCAGTACCATTAATCAAAATACACCTGTCGGTATCTTCGTTCAATCGGATGGAAGTACTAATTGGTGCTACGGTTTAGCTCCAAAGCCAACATTAACTACTACTTGTGATTGTACTATTACTAGTGCTGGAACAAATTTTTGTACCCTAGACGGAACTAATCCATACATTATAAATAGCACTAATTTCAAAGGAATTTCTATCACAAATGTTTCCCCTCAATCATTTTCATTTACGCCACAACGGGGCACTGCCGGGACAGTAAGGGTTCAATTTCAATCAAAATACAATGAAATACTACAAGCCAGAGTAGCCTCTGGAGGTCGAATACGCATCTGTTCACCCAGTGGCTCAGGTAATGTTAAAGGGTATGCCACATGCTAG
- the mutY gene encoding A/G-specific adenine glycosylase yields the protein MKQENLVSFSQSLLEWFDSYGRKHLPWKINPTPYRVWVSEIMLQQTQVTTVISYYERFTKHFSDLSCLAQASVDEVLELWAGLGYYARGRNLHRAAQIAWDTYGEIPPHFEDLIKLPGIGRSTAGAILALALNQSYPVLDGNVKRILTRQYAINDWFGHPRIEKLLWQYAEELLPTERVADYTQALMDLGATVCTRQRPKCSICPIKDSCQAYFLGTQGNYPVPKPQKNPLSLRTTQMVILSNHQQEIFLEHRPLTGIWGGLWSFPECSIETNLESWCEDQFNFNYQVESIKKLPSLRHRFTHFILDIYPVLVQVSSEHNNIAESNQKTWVSTKKAYQLGLPAPTLKLLKKLNEASDLKHMV from the coding sequence TTGAAACAAGAAAATCTAGTTAGTTTTAGCCAATCACTCCTCGAGTGGTTTGATTCCTACGGGCGTAAACATCTGCCTTGGAAAATAAATCCTACCCCTTATCGAGTATGGGTTTCGGAGATTATGCTTCAGCAAACCCAAGTGACTACTGTAATTTCTTACTATGAGCGTTTTACAAAGCATTTTTCTGATTTATCTTGTCTTGCTCAAGCATCCGTAGATGAAGTTTTAGAACTTTGGGCTGGATTAGGCTATTATGCAAGAGGGCGTAATTTACATCGAGCAGCTCAAATAGCTTGGGATACCTATGGGGAAATTCCTCCTCATTTTGAGGATTTAATAAAACTACCAGGGATTGGCCGATCTACTGCAGGGGCAATTCTAGCGTTAGCATTAAATCAGTCCTATCCTGTTTTAGATGGTAACGTAAAACGGATTCTAACCCGCCAATATGCCATTAATGACTGGTTTGGTCATCCTAGAATTGAAAAGCTGTTATGGCAATATGCTGAAGAGTTACTACCTACTGAACGAGTTGCTGACTATACACAAGCACTCATGGATCTAGGTGCTACGGTTTGTACTCGACAGCGTCCCAAGTGTTCTATTTGCCCCATCAAAGATTCTTGCCAAGCCTATTTTTTAGGAACTCAAGGTAACTATCCTGTACCCAAGCCCCAGAAAAACCCTTTATCTTTGCGGACTACTCAAATGGTGATTTTATCTAATCATCAACAAGAAATATTCCTTGAACATCGCCCTCTTACAGGTATTTGGGGAGGATTATGGAGTTTTCCAGAATGTTCCATAGAAACTAATTTAGAAAGTTGGTGTGAAGATCAGTTTAATTTTAATTATCAGGTAGAAAGTATTAAGAAATTACCTTCTTTACGTCATCGCTTCACTCATTTTATTTTAGATATTTATCCTGTTTTAGTACAAGTGAGCAGCGAACATAATAATATTGCTGAATCGAATCAAAAAACTTGGGTTTCAACTAAAAAAGCATACCAACTGGGACTACCAGCACCTACTTTAAAATTACTTAAAAAGTTAAATGAAGCTAGCGATCTAAAGCATATGGTGTAG